From the genome of Gemmatimonas sp., one region includes:
- a CDS encoding PAS domain S-box protein — protein MTIDDGLARAADAVAGVFGDTRVAPVGFASMPAFAAALDGLPAHVTILDARGVMLYVNNAWRRFGVANALSTLQFCVGDNYLTVCDAATGEEAIEARDAATGIRAVLRGELSEFVLDYPCHAPREPRWFRMLAAPIQLDGEAGAVIMHVDVTGPEEDAHALRVAERVARESQQRLNFALEAADIGDWSLDLRTNRAHRSLRHDQCFGYDDLLPEWSYDTFLAHIVPADRDRVDACFKRALAGAGEYNDEFRTTWPDGSVHWLWTQGRVYFDDLGAPTRMAGIVVDITERKRSQMTEQSAVERLNEAQRIARIGDWSWDITTGQIVWSAQVFEIMGRDPDAGLPTDPDELGAMYDSHSLRVQQAHIAAAIATGVPQEYELTIVRPDGEQVVAQVMALPRKDDAGNVESLYGTIQDISDRKRAELESERLASIVASSDDAIIGKSMSSIITSWNRGAQKIFGYAAEEMVGMSITRLIPLDRQSEEDRLIASVSRGESVEHFETLRVTKDGRLIDVSVTASPIRNANGTVIGVSTFTRDISDRKKLEQQFLRAQRMEGIGTLAGGIAHDLNNVLGPIMLSLELLKMSFPDAESQELIGIIEGSARHGSEMVRQVLSFARGVEGQRLEMDVSHLVHDIEKITTDTFLKHIEIRSHIPPDLWRVVGDATQLHQVLLNVCVNARDAMPGGGTLTLAAENITIDTRYAGINLDAKPGCYVVLRVEDSGAGIRADMLERIFDPFFTTKEVGKGTGLGLSTSMAIVKSHGGFIRAYSEVGRGSKFNVYIPARTEATEERGVPVIELPRGHGELVLVVDDEPAVRQITQQTLEAFGYRVVVAADGAEAVAIYARRSAEIAVVLTDMMMPVMDGPATIRVLRKMNSSVRIIAASGLDANAHGVGLGISHFLPKPYAADRLLTTLRQILADVV, from the coding sequence ATGACGATCGACGATGGGCTCGCTCGTGCGGCCGACGCGGTAGCCGGCGTTTTCGGCGACACGAGGGTCGCTCCAGTCGGCTTTGCGTCGATGCCGGCATTCGCTGCCGCGCTCGATGGCTTACCTGCGCACGTGACCATCCTCGACGCGCGTGGCGTGATGCTCTACGTGAACAACGCATGGCGACGCTTCGGCGTGGCGAATGCGCTCTCCACACTCCAGTTCTGCGTCGGCGACAATTATCTCACCGTGTGCGATGCTGCCACCGGGGAGGAAGCGATCGAGGCGCGTGACGCCGCCACGGGTATCCGAGCCGTGCTGCGGGGCGAGCTGTCCGAGTTCGTCCTCGACTATCCCTGTCACGCGCCGCGCGAGCCACGGTGGTTTCGCATGCTGGCCGCGCCTATCCAGCTCGATGGTGAGGCCGGCGCCGTGATCATGCACGTCGACGTCACCGGGCCGGAAGAGGACGCGCATGCGCTGCGCGTCGCTGAACGCGTGGCGCGCGAAAGCCAGCAGCGCCTGAACTTCGCGTTGGAGGCGGCCGATATCGGCGACTGGAGCCTCGACCTGCGCACGAATCGGGCGCACCGGTCGCTGCGACACGACCAGTGTTTCGGATATGACGACCTGCTGCCGGAATGGAGTTACGACACGTTTCTGGCGCATATCGTTCCCGCCGACCGCGATCGTGTCGACGCCTGTTTTAAGCGGGCACTAGCGGGTGCCGGCGAGTACAACGACGAGTTCCGGACGACCTGGCCAGACGGGTCGGTGCATTGGCTCTGGACCCAAGGGCGCGTGTACTTCGATGATCTCGGCGCACCCACTCGGATGGCCGGCATCGTGGTCGACATCACCGAACGCAAGCGCTCGCAGATGACCGAGCAGTCGGCCGTGGAGCGCTTGAACGAGGCGCAGCGTATTGCCCGGATCGGCGATTGGTCATGGGATATCACGACTGGGCAGATCGTCTGGTCGGCGCAGGTCTTCGAGATCATGGGGCGCGACCCCGATGCGGGCCTGCCCACTGATCCCGACGAGCTGGGGGCCATGTATGACTCGCACAGCCTGCGTGTGCAGCAGGCGCACATTGCGGCGGCCATCGCGACGGGAGTGCCCCAGGAATACGAGCTGACCATCGTGCGACCGGACGGTGAACAGGTCGTGGCGCAGGTGATGGCGCTTCCCCGCAAGGATGACGCGGGCAACGTCGAGTCGTTGTACGGCACGATTCAGGACATCAGCGACCGCAAACGGGCGGAACTGGAATCCGAGCGTCTGGCGAGTATCGTAGCCTCATCCGACGATGCGATCATCGGCAAGAGTATGTCCAGCATCATCACGAGCTGGAATCGTGGCGCGCAGAAGATCTTCGGCTATGCGGCCGAGGAGATGGTCGGTATGTCGATCACGCGGCTGATTCCGCTCGATCGCCAATCGGAAGAGGATCGTCTCATCGCCAGCGTGTCCCGCGGCGAGAGTGTCGAGCACTTCGAGACGCTCCGCGTGACCAAGGACGGCCGGCTGATCGACGTGTCCGTCACGGCCTCACCCATTCGCAACGCGAACGGCACCGTGATCGGTGTATCGACGTTTACGCGTGATATTTCCGACCGGAAGAAGCTGGAGCAGCAGTTCCTGCGCGCGCAGCGCATGGAAGGAATTGGCACACTGGCCGGGGGCATTGCCCACGACTTGAACAATGTGCTGGGGCCGATCATGCTCTCACTCGAACTGCTGAAGATGTCGTTCCCCGATGCCGAAAGTCAGGAGCTGATCGGCATCATCGAGGGCAGTGCGCGTCACGGCTCGGAGATGGTGCGGCAGGTGCTGTCGTTCGCGCGGGGCGTGGAGGGACAGCGGCTCGAGATGGATGTGTCGCATCTCGTGCACGATATCGAGAAGATCACGACGGACACGTTCCTCAAGCACATTGAGATTCGCAGCCATATACCGCCTGATTTGTGGCGGGTCGTCGGCGATGCGACTCAGCTGCATCAGGTGTTGCTCAACGTGTGCGTGAATGCGCGCGACGCGATGCCCGGCGGCGGCACGCTGACACTGGCGGCTGAGAACATCACGATCGACACGCGCTATGCCGGCATCAATCTGGATGCGAAGCCCGGGTGCTACGTCGTGCTTCGGGTCGAGGACAGCGGTGCGGGCATCCGGGCCGATATGCTGGAGCGCATCTTCGATCCGTTCTTCACGACCAAGGAAGTCGGCAAGGGGACTGGACTCGGACTGTCCACGTCGATGGCGATCGTGAAGAGTCATGGTGGATTCATTCGCGCGTACAGCGAGGTGGGACGCGGCTCGAAGTTCAACGTGTACATCCCCGCACGCACCGAAGCCACGGAAGAGCGTGGCGTGCCGGTCATCGAGCTGCCGCGCGGTCACGGTGAACTCGTTCTCGTGGTCGACGACGAACCGGCCGTCCGACAGATCACGCAGCAAACCCTCGAGGCCTTCGGCTATCGCGTGGTGGTGGCGGCTGATGGCGCGGAGGCAGTGGCGATCTATGCGCGCCGCAGCGCCGAGATTGCAGTGGTGCTGACCGACATGATGATGCCGGTGATGGACGGACCGGCCACGATTCGTGTGCTTCGCAAGATGAATTCCAGCGTGCGCATCATTGCCGCCAGCGGTCTGGACGCAAACGCACACGGCGTAGGACTCGGCATTTCACACTTCTTGCCGAAACCCTACGCCGCTGATCGCCTGCTCACCACGTTACGACAAATTCTCGCCGACGTGGTGTAG